One window of Campylobacter sp. RM12651 genomic DNA carries:
- the purU gene encoding formyltetrahydrofolate deformylase, producing the protein MNEYILKITCPDKKGLVAIISNEIYKAGFNIESNNEFVNSDTNSFYFLAILSSSESVKDEFVNNLKQILKDAQITFSPKRKKNIIILASKELHCLGDLLLANYEDELNANILKVMANHDLSDFVKRFDIDFSLIDTNKDKELYEQDIIQEIKKYNVDYIVLAKYMRILSPNFVNTFKDKIINIHHSFLPAFIGANPYLQAYERGVKIIGASAHFVTDNLDEGPIIFQDIVRVNHTYNSKDLRKAGKKIETLVLRNALEKVFDDKVFIAGNKTIIF; encoded by the coding sequence TATCTCAAATGAGATTTATAAGGCAGGATTTAATATAGAAAGCAATAATGAATTTGTAAATAGCGATACAAATTCTTTTTATTTTCTAGCGATTTTAAGCTCAAGTGAGAGTGTAAAAGATGAGTTTGTAAATAATTTAAAACAGATTTTAAAAGACGCACAAATCACATTTAGCCCAAAAAGAAAGAAAAATATAATAATCCTAGCATCAAAAGAGCTTCATTGTTTAGGTGATTTGCTACTTGCAAACTATGAAGATGAACTAAATGCTAATATCTTAAAAGTTATGGCAAATCACGATTTAAGTGATTTTGTGAAAAGATTTGATATAGATTTTAGCCTAATTGATACTAACAAAGATAAAGAACTTTACGAGCAAGATATAATTCAAGAGATTAAAAAATACAATGTTGATTATATAGTATTAGCAAAATATATGCGGATTTTAAGCCCAAATTTTGTAAATACTTTTAAAGATAAAATAATCAATATTCATCATTCTTTTTTACCTGCATTTATCGGTGCAAATCCATATCTACAAGCTTATGAGCGTGGGGTTAAAATCATAGGAGCAAGTGCGCATTTTGTAACGGATAATTTAGATGAAGGGCCTATTATTTTTCAAGACATAGTTAGAGTAAATCACACTTATAATTCAAAAGATTTAAGAAAAGCAGGTAAAAAAATAGAAACTCTAGTGCTAAGAAATGCCCTTGAAAAAGTGTTTGATGATAAAGTATTTATTGCAGGTAATAAAACAATTATATTTTAA